A genomic window from Cricetulus griseus strain 17A/GY chromosome 4, alternate assembly CriGri-PICRH-1.0, whole genome shotgun sequence includes:
- the Crybb3 gene encoding beta-crystallin B3, with protein sequence MAEQHSTPEQAAAGKSHGGLGGSYKVTVYELENFQGKRCELSAECPNLTDSLLEKVGSIQVESGPWLAFERRAFRGEQFVLEKGDYPRWDAWSSSRRNDILLSLRPLHIDGPDHKLHLFENPAFSGRKMEIVDDDVPSLWAHGFQDRVASIRVINGTWVGYEFPGYRGRQYVFERGEFRHWNEWDANQPQLQSVRRIRDQKWHKRGCFLSS encoded by the exons ATGGCAGAGCAGCATAGCACACCTGAGCAGGCTGCAGCTGGCAAAAGCCATGGAGGCCTTGGGGGCAGCTACAAG GTGACTGTGTATGAGTTAGAGAACTTCCAGGGCAAGCGATGTGAGCTCTCGGCTGAGTGTCCCAACCTCACTGACAGCCTGCTGGAGAAGGTGGGCTCCATCCAGGTGGAGTCTGGACC GTGGCTGGCATTTGAGCGCAGGGCCTTCCGTGGGGAGCAGTTTGTCCTGGAGAAGGGGGATTACCCTCGCTGGGATGCCTGGTCCAGCAGCCGACGTAACGACATTCTCCTGTCCCTCCGGCCTTTGCACATC GATGGCCCAGACCACAAACTTCACCTGTTTGAGAACCCAGCCTTCAGTGGGCGAAAGATGGAGATTGTGGATGATGATGTGCCCAGCCTGTGGGCCCATGGCTTCCAGGATCGTGTGGCCAGCATCCGAGTCATCAACGGGAC GTGGGTGGGCTACGAGTTTCCTGGCTACCGCGGGCGCCAGTACGTGTTCGAGCGGGGCGAGTTCCGCCACTGGAATGAATGGGACGCCAACCAGCCACAGCTGCAGTCGGTGCGCCGCATCCGTGACCAGAAGTGGCACAAGCGCGGCTGCTTCCTGAGCAGCTGA
- the Kiaa1671 gene encoding uncharacterized protein KIAA1671 homolog isoform X3, protein MDYYYCPSLLKLLRYLWNQLKQCFSRRTTEAKDTDTLVHEADSQYGTWADQHQNGGSFGPESPSSPDSSATSAGKQPPSSHLSSYTESTSVEQHDSPRDRRSSSVDRSSSELESTDGPEGPHPSDACPAEREDDFSFIHQTSVLDSSALKTRVQLSKRSRRRAPISHSLRRSQFSESESRSPLEEESHSTWMFKDSTEEKSPKREESDEEPPKVERTPVSHPQRMPVFPGMDPAVLKAQLHKRPEVDSPGESLSWTPQPKTPKSPFQPGVLGSRVLPSSIDKDERSEEHSPQWLKELKSKKRQSLYDNQA, encoded by the exons AACCAGCTGAAGCAGTGCTTCTCCAGGAGAACCACCGAGGCCAAGGACACTGACACCCTCGTGCACGAGGCTGACAGCCAGTATGGGACCTGGGCAGACCAGCACCAGAATGGAGGCAG TTTTGGGCCTGAATCCCCATCATCTCCTGACAGCAGTGCTACATCTGCCGGGAAGCAGCCACCAAGCAGCCACTTGTCCTCATACACGGAGTCCACATCAGTGGAGCAGCATGACAGCCCCAGGGACAGGCGCAGCTCCAGCGTGGACCGCTCCAGTTCCGAACTGGAGTCCACAGATGGTCCTGAAGGGCCACATCCATCAGATGCTTGCccagcagagagagaagatgacTTTTCCTTCATCCAT CAAACCTCAGTCCTCGACTCGAGTGCCCTGAAGACCCGGGTGCAGCTGAGTAAGCGAAGCCGCCGCCGAGCTCCCATCTCCCACTCGCTCCGGCGCAGTCAGTTCAGTGAGTCAGAGAGCCGGTCCCCTTTAGAAGAGGAGTCACACAGCACGTGGATGTTCAAGGACTCAACAG AAGAGAAGTCGCCCAAGAGGGAGGAGTCAGATGAAGAGCCACCCAAGGTGGAGAGGACTCCTGTCAGCCATCCACAGAGGATGCCTGTGTTCCCAGGCATGGACCCAGCCGTGCTGAAG gctCAACTGCACaagaggccagaagtggacaGTCCTGGCGAGTCCCTCAGCTGGACACCCCAGCCCAAGACCCCTAAGTCACCCTTCCAGCCTGGGGTGCTGGGCAGTCGGGTGCTGCCTTCCAGCATAGACAAAGATGAGAG GTCAGAGGAACACTCGCCCCAGTGGCTAAAGGAGCTGAAATCCAAGAAGAGGCAGAGCCTGTATGACAATCAAGCTTGA